A stretch of Amycolatopsis balhimycina FH 1894 DNA encodes these proteins:
- a CDS encoding M20 metallopeptidase family protein, which yields MSVHDDATAIRDDLVRLRRRLHAEPEIGLDLPRTQEKVLAALDGLPLEVSRGVALSSVTAVLRANRPGPVVLLRADMDALPVHERTGLGYASRADGVMHACGHDLHTAMLVGAAHVLAARRDALPGDVIFMFQPGEEGWDGSAAMIAEGVLDAAGKPPDAAYALHVFSAAVPHGMFTARPGTTMAASDGLEVTVVGSGGHGARPHRAHDPIPVVCEIVTALQTLVTRQSDIFDPVVLTVGSLHAGTRRNVIPDTAKFEATLRTFSAPAKARLKDAVITLAESIARAHGLRAEVTYIDGYPLTVNDPQETAFVAGTVGEVLGGHRFRHLADPLPGGEDFSRVLQRIPGAFVLLGAGDGTTDNHSPLAVFDDSVLPDGTAVLAGLALRRGRSTLS from the coding sequence ATGTCCGTGCACGACGACGCCACCGCGATACGCGACGATCTGGTCCGGCTACGCCGCCGGCTGCACGCCGAACCCGAGATCGGCCTGGACCTGCCGCGTACGCAGGAGAAAGTGCTCGCCGCACTCGACGGGCTGCCGCTGGAGGTGTCGCGCGGGGTAGCGCTGAGCTCTGTGACCGCGGTGCTGCGGGCGAACCGGCCCGGGCCGGTCGTGTTGCTGCGCGCGGACATGGACGCCCTGCCCGTGCACGAGCGCACCGGACTCGGCTATGCGTCCCGTGCCGACGGAGTCATGCACGCGTGCGGACACGACCTGCACACCGCCATGCTGGTCGGCGCCGCGCACGTGCTCGCGGCGAGGCGAGACGCGTTGCCCGGGGACGTGATCTTCATGTTCCAGCCCGGCGAGGAAGGCTGGGACGGCTCGGCCGCGATGATCGCCGAAGGCGTGCTCGATGCCGCGGGAAAGCCACCGGACGCGGCTTATGCGCTGCACGTGTTCAGCGCCGCCGTGCCGCACGGGATGTTCACGGCCCGCCCCGGCACGACCATGGCGGCCTCCGACGGGCTCGAAGTCACCGTTGTCGGCTCCGGCGGGCACGGCGCCAGGCCGCATCGCGCACACGACCCGATCCCGGTGGTGTGCGAGATCGTCACGGCACTGCAGACCCTGGTGACCCGCCAGTCCGACATCTTCGACCCGGTGGTCCTGACCGTGGGGTCCCTGCACGCCGGAACGCGACGCAACGTCATACCCGACACGGCGAAGTTCGAAGCGACCCTGCGTACGTTCTCCGCACCCGCCAAAGCCCGGCTCAAGGACGCCGTCATCACCTTGGCGGAGTCCATCGCCCGGGCACACGGCCTGCGTGCCGAGGTGACCTACATCGACGGATATCCCCTGACCGTCAACGACCCCCAGGAGACGGCGTTCGTCGCCGGCACCGTCGGCGAGGTCCTCGGCGGACACCGGTTCCGCCACCTGGCCGACCCCTTGCCGGGCGGCGAGGACTTCTCCCGGGTCCTGCAACGGATCCCCGGAGCCTTCGTCCTGCTCGGTGCGGGCGACGGCACCACGGACAACCATTCCCCGCTGGCCGTGTTCGACGACTCGGTCCTGCCGGACGGCACCGCCGTTCTCGCCGGACTGGCCCTCCGCAGAGGACGGAGCACGCTGTCGTGA